Below is a genomic region from Betta splendens chromosome 8, fBetSpl5.4, whole genome shotgun sequence.
GTACTCAGAATTTTTACTGttctccattgtgtgtgtgggggggtttgTGAAGGTGTATGTCAGGATGGCCCAATGGAaccagttacagcagctggaaaccagGTATCTGGAGCAGCTGTACCACTTGTACAGTGACAGCTTCCCCATGGAGCTACGACAGTTTCTTGCCCCCTGGATTGAGAGTCAAGACTGGTGAGAACTAATTAAATGACTGGATCCTGTTTTATAAACACATGTTGTGTCTGCTGTTTGCTAACATATACTATCAAACTACTACAGTACTTTCACTGCCTCTTACTATGACTTGGAAATCTtggaaataaattatatttaattaatacaTGGCCCTTTTCATTTTAACGATGTTTTCTTTTGAGTAACAGTAGACTACTAGGTAATGGCCAAATTCATAGGGCACATTATGTAATGATATTTTTGTTGTGAGACAGAAAACGTATATATGAAAGTGAAAAGTAGGTGGGGATGAGTTCAAGTATATCTTTAGTTATTAAGAAGAAACTAAATCGTCATGTCCTGATTATCCTATCTTCTCCTCTAAAAGGGCTTATGCTGCCAATAAGGAGTCGCACGCCACACTGGTATTTCACAACCTTCTGGGAGAAATAGACCAGCAGTACAGTCgtttcctgcaggagaacaatGTACTCTATCAGCATAACCTACGCAGGATTAAACAGCATCTGCAGAGCAAGTACTTGGAGAAGCCGATGGAAATTGCTCGCATTGTTGCCCGCTGCCTTTGGGAGGAGCAACGGCTCCTGCAAAGTGCCACCTCAGCTGCACAGGTACAGAAAGCTATACCACTGCACATCTGTACTCCttattattcttttaatgttattattcAGTGATTTATGGGGATGGTCCAATGCTTCTGTATCTTGCAGGATGGCCAAGCAGCCCATCCCACGGGGACTGTAGTGACAGAGAAGCAACAGATCCTAGAGCACAACCTTCAAGATATTAGGAAGAGGGTTCAGGTAAACTTGCAGATTAATTATTGGAATATTGAGACTTTCTTACTCAGATAGAATTAGGTTGTCTTGACAAATAATACGTTTCTCTACAGGATATGgagcagaaaatgaaaatgcttGAGAACTTGCAGGACGACTTTGACTTCAATTATAAGACGCTTAAAAGCCAAGGAGGTATATTTGCTTAAGTATTATCTTAACTCTTGTGGTTATttgttgttgattttgtggAAAGTTTCAATCTCTAACAAATCCCATCAATGGCCTTTTGTGACTTATTTCTAACAATGCATACAACGCGCTCCAGAATTGTCCCAGGACCTAAATGGAAATAGCCAAGCTGCTGCTACCAGACAGAAGATGGCTCAACTTGAGCAGATGTTGAGTGCTTTGGACCAGCTCAGGAGGGTATGTTTTAAGAATAGCTTTAGGcaaaatgcaaaaagaaaacaacaagaagTTATTGTTTGTCCAGCTTTATTTTGGTACCAACCACAGTGTCGCTGTTGTGTTCTTGTAGCAAATTGTGACAGAGATGGGAGGCTTGCTGACCGCCATGGATTACGTGCAGAAGAACCTGACAGATGAAGAACTAGCAGACTGGAAGAGAAGGCAACAAATTGCCTGTATTGGAGGTCCACCTAACATCTGTCTGGATCGACTTGAAACATGGTACACAAGACTTTGTACAAGTTCCTAATTCGAATAAACACATTAAATGATCAGTTGTAAACTTAAGTAAGAAAACTCTATCAGAAAACATGAGCAATGTGATGTGTGTCCGTATGGTGATATGCATCTTCCAGACAAATAGAGTGGGTTTCATTTTCTAACTAGGATCACATCCTTGGCTGAGTCCCAGCTACAGATTCGTCAGCAGATAAAGAAACTTGAGGAGCTTCAGCAGAAAGTCTCTTACAAAGGAGACCCTATCATTCAGCATCGGCCTGCCTTAGAGGAGAAGATTGTGCACTTGTTCAGAAACCTCATGAAAAGGTACGCTATGTAAAGAGTCCTTGCACTGCTTCTGCCAAGACTGCTTTTTTCATGGCTTTTGTGAAAATATCAGGGGCAGGGCATCATTGTGAAAAATGGAAGTGACCCAGACTGAAAGTGATGACTGAGTGTGAGACGTAATTGGAACGTCTGAAGAACTCAAGTGAACTTTTGACCTAATGTTTCTGAAAACTTTAAACGCAtcatctgctttattttttAGTGCTTTTGTGGTGGAAAGACAGCCCTGTATGCCCATGCATCCAGACAGACCACTGGTCATAAAAACAGGAGTGCAGTTCACAAATAAAGTCAGGTGAGATGCAGCACTGAACGCTACATGTCAGAGAGAAAAcaagttttatattttttatataattttctGGACAATATTTTACTTATCTCCTATTCTCCAGGTTACTGGTAAAGTTTACTGAACTCAATTACCAGCTGAAAATTAAAGTCTGCATAGACAAGTGAgtttatttgtctttgtctctatCTTTTTAAAAACGATGCCACTGCTGGACTTTAGTTCCTGATTGTAATTCCTTGTTTTTTTAGAGAATCTGGGGATGTGGCTGCAATTCGAGGGTGAGATATGAAAACTGTGTATTTACTAAAAAAAGTCCctaaatattatttttcatatgattattttaataatatttcactttctgctctgctcttatTCAGTTCACGAAAGTTTAACATCTTAGGTACCAACACAAAAGTGATGAACATGGAAGAATCCAACAATGGCAGTCTTTCAGCAGAGTTCAAACACTTGGTGAGTCACCACCATTTGCGATGATGGTAATGATTTTCTCTGATAAAAGTCATTTTTGGAGCACTGACTTCCCATTTGTTACAGACCCTAAGAGAACAGAGGTGTGGTAATGGTGGACGGACCAATAGTGATGTAAGTACTATTTCCAACGCTGTGTGTTAATATTGTATGTGATACCGGGTTGTTTATTTTAGATGGCTGCATACAATGTTCACAGTTACATTTGGATATTTATAAATAGTCACGACAAACTGTGTTTTCTCTAGGCCTCTCTGATTGTCACAGAGGAGCTCCATCTAATAACTTTTGAGACAGAAGTCTACCATCAAGGCCTGAAAATTGATTTGGAGGTAAGTGTCCCAGCTTTTTTTTCAGAAGCGGAAGACAGCACAATAAGGTATAAACACCCAAAGCACAATACAGTGTATCATCTAGTAACCAAGACAAGATTCCCCACATTCTGTGACCTCTTCATATTCTGAAATGAGCTGATATTTACAGGAAAGCCTCTGTCATCAAACTTTAACTGACCTGCACTGAATATTAGCatactataaaataaaaaaagtgcaaGTAAGAAGAAAATGTGTAATTaacataattaaataattaataattaaataattaataatttttttttcatgcagacTCATTCCCTGCCTGTGGTGGTTATATCCAACATCTGTCAGATGCCCAACGCCTGGGCTTCCATTCTGTGGTACAACATGCTCACCAACCACCCAAAGGTAGGACAGCACCCTCTGGTGGAGAGGGGCTCAACTGATAGGGGAATGTCTACACATTACAGTTATAAATCAGCTTCTGGTGAAAATTGTCTCTTTGGCGTTTGTGGACAGAATGTGAACTTCTTCACAAAGCCCCCAGTTGGGACGTGGGACCAGGTGGCAGAGGTGCTAAGCTGGCagttctcctccaccaccaagaGAGGCCTGACCATTGAACAGCTCACCACCCTAGCTGAGAAATTACTAGGTCAGACAATACACCTCAGATTCTAAAAGCCTTTAAATgtgcacttttttttaaaaatttaaggGTGATGACACTTTAAAACGTTTCAGGGCCGTGTGTGAACTACTCTGGCTGTCAGATCACCTGGGCCAAGTTCTGTAAGGTACTTAACCTTCCACCCACATCTAGTTCAGTTTACTATTTTGCTATTGTATTGCTTCACTGTAAGCtaatttttcttcctctttacaGGAAAATATGGCTGGCAAAGGCTTCTCCTTCTGGGTTTGGCTGGACAACATTATTGACTTGGTGAAAAAATATATCCTGGCTCTGTGGAATGAAGGGTGAGAGACTGTTCTCTGTTTACTGGCAAACCCCTAAGCTGTTTGTTACCTCCCTTACATGTAACAGTGTTTTGGTTTGCAGTGGTTGACGTATTTATTTGACTTTCTGCAGGTACATAATGGGCTTCATCAGTAAGGAAAGGGAGAGGGCCATCCTGAGTCCAAAACCTCCCGGTACTTTCTTGTTGCGCTTTAGTGAGAGCAGCAAAGAGGGAGGTATCACATTTACATGGGTGGAGAAAGACATCAGTGGTGAGTTTTTTAGGTCATGTGTATGACCCTGTAACATCTTCAGCACTTTCTTTGGTTGTTTCAACCCTAATCTGTGAACTCAATTGTGTTCACAGGAAAAACCCAAATCCAGTCAGTGGAGCCCTacaccaagcagcagctcaacaatATGTCATTTGCTGACATTATCATGGGTTACAAGATTATGGATGCAACCAACATTCTGGTTTCACCTCTTGTTTACCTTTACCCCGATATACCCAAAGAGGAAGCTTTTGGGAAATATTGCCGGCCAGAAGCAGCTCCTGAGTCAGACATGGGAGGAGACTCTACTAGCAGTAAGTTACTGCACTGTCCCAGAGGACGTACGTGCAGTTTAAGGCTGTATTTAGGGTGTACTTACTGTATGCATAGATAATATCAGTGTCGCTTGCTTTATTACTTAGTCCTTGCATAATttaaaacatgacagacagaacataaacagaagtgaaaatgagagcaaagaaagaaatgttttttcttgCATAATTGATCACATAGTTAATAAAAAGTATGATATATCCCTGATTATAAGAGAATTAGTATTTATGCTGTTTTATGTGGATGGTGTATTTATGGtgattcctttttttcctgacaGCTACTCAGCCATACTTAAAGACAAAGTTCATCTGCGTTACCCCGTAAGTATCTGCCACTCATTTTTATATATTGCATTATTTACAAATGTTTACAGAAACAGTGTATGCCATCTAGTGACTTCCACACTGGATTTTCTTTATTATCGGGATGTGATGTTTGCAACAGTGTTCTTAACTCAAACGCACttccctttttattttcatttttttataagGCGAGTGTTGCCAAACGTTTAAAGAAAAGAGAACAGGGTTGTTTTTAGCATGAGTCATGAGTCTTCGCAGAAACCAGCACCCTGCTCAGAGTGCACCAGGGGACACAGTTATGCATGTGCAGATACAGAGTAGATTATTTTTGACACATCAGACATCAGGTTTGCCTGCATTGATGTTCTCTGATGGTAAATGAAATCCCATGCTCAATAAAAAACCCATCATATAACCGTTTCTTTTCTGTAAACAGTAAAACTATACATGGTCCAGAGAGACAGCTGTTCACATGGTTTGTGCGTGtaattttactgtacatgtgtgtatacATTATGGGGTGGTGGCGTGGTTGCGGTTGtaatcaaatcaaaaacatttttttccatttcgaATCTGGTTCCTTGTTGGTCAGGGTTCTGGATTTGAAAAATTTCAAACACcaattttttttcagttttcaaaTCTTTAAATCTCAGTGACAAGTTATTAACAACTAACTGCTgataatgaaatgatgaacaaaacagacaaaacacagggTTTCTCATGTAAGCACACATGGTGCACgtaaagaaacaacaaaagggGAAATTATAACCCTGTCCCGTATTTGTCTGAGTTTTCCTCACATGATCAACAAACCTGATGACCTGTTTTATGACCTGTGGCAGTGCAACGTTAAGTTAATATCGTAATATTGGGTTTAACAGCCAAACTTAAATTTGCAGTCGTCAGAGTGCGTGCACAGGCCAGTCAGCCAGCGTGCATCGGTAGTGGTGGGTTTGGTGGAGTGTTGGTGGGTTGTGAGGTTTGCTCAGTGAGATCCTGACCTGTCTCCGTAGGTGTCCCTCCGTGTTCATGGACTTGCCGGACTGTGAGCTGCTTGGGAACGGATTCCCAGGGTAGGCGCTTGGGGGAAGGTCGCATGTAGGGTTGTGTGTGCATCCTGTCActttgtctgtatgtgtgactAATGGGTTTCAGGTGTAAAGGTCCACTTCTTCCTATTCATGTTTCTAACTCACAGACACTTACCCCGGTCCTAATACCCTGCCATTCATCATTAGCTTTAGGTTGTCTGGTATTTCCCAGCCAAAGGacatttatggtttcaactgttttgttttggtcgtTGTGGTGATTAATATTAATGATTACTTATTTCTTTAGTTTGGTGAATTAATAGTCCAGGTGAAACATTTGAGAAAACCGGTTGTAATTCAGCTTGAAGGTGTGGCCTGGTTTAATTCCTTTCCTCCCCTGCTAACCAACATCACATGTGCAATAATTTCCACTATAGAATAAAAGCGAACAATCATCATAAGTTCATTGCTTAACATATACGTTGATGGCGTGAGTCGTCGGGTTGTTAGCTGATTTAGACCATGCAGCAGAATCACAAGATCTCCACTTGTTCTGTCATTGtggtctacagtatgtgatgagcACAAATAGCCCCGTACACTAGTCACTGGGTTGTTCGCTTGTGGGATAACAAAACAGTTAGTCTGATAAGAGAGGTTAATGTtgaagtgtttttgtttacagtcTATTTTTCACCtcatcctgtttttgtttttttgtttgtgtcacagaaCCAACTCTGGAAACACAAGTGATCTGTTCCCAATGTCACCTCGCACTCTTGACTCTCTTATGCCCAATGAAGCTGAACCTAATCCAGTCATGGGTGAGTCATTGACACCTATagttacacactgtacacacacacacacacacacacacacacacacacacacacacacacacacactgactcaaacTGTAACCTCACCTTATGGTTACTGTAGGAGTCGGGCTATCCACCATGTCCTCACATTCCACCATCCTTCTGATTATTATATCTAGTACATACACATTATAAAGCTATACCTAATATTAATTTCTGGTTTGTGAATTTCTTCTGTAGATTCACTCACTTTGGACATGGACGTAGCATCGCCTCTGTGAAGAGCATGTTTTGTCTTCCTTTGTTGGATTATGATATCATGCTGTGATAGAGGTTTTGAATCATCGCCTCTGCTTCTGTACAGTTTGTTTCTCGTTACTGTGTAAAAATGACTCACTTTCACACAATAGATGATTTTTCAAATTTATTCCTTTGAAAAGCATTGCCACTTATTTCATTGTGACTGTACACCTGTACTTAGTTTGTGAAATTGTAGATTGATTATACTGACCTGTTGTATTTTAAACAGCATCCTCCTCTTACAGTACTTCTCCACTTTCACAAATGTCTCTGAGTATCTGGTCTCGTTTAAGTATAATTTTAAGTATAGTTTTTTGTTATTGACCTTTTCAAAGTCTATAGATTCTTGTGATTTTTATAGCATATTTTTTGGATAAGCTAAGTTGCTttgcaaatatttttattattctgtaaTGTTAATCGATGCCAAATCAAATGTCACATGTTCTaatgttttaaattgtttcggttttaatgtgattttaaaaaaggaattttgacttttatttcttAATTTTAAAAAGCTTGAAATGACATTAAAGACAAAGAAGGTTCTGTTTCCCCTTATTGAGAGAAATAACATTGGCATGTCTGGTAAAAGTGGTTTTGTGACACTGTTTTTTGTCTCTTCTACTAAAATACTGCAAGTTAAGGGAATTGTATTTGCTTTTGAGAtgagcagtttaaatatttttatgtcATGTAAATTAACAGTTTATTTTAGAACAAGCGTGTAATCAAAATAGCCATGTttaagaaacatttaaaaaatttaaGCCATGTCTGTTATGCCATGAACTAtcttgatgttttctgtaaaatATGCTGTAACAACTCTTTGAAACAtggcaataaaaaaatagatatcAATGTACATGGTGTAGGAGTCACTTTGTGTAATTATATATTGCTAAATAATTACATATCTGAAGTGCAGGAACACATGGAGATGTTCTTTTCAGCGTTGAGTTTCCCCATGATAAAT
It encodes:
- the stat3 gene encoding signal transducer and activator of transcription 3 isoform X3 translates to MAQWNQLQQLETRYLEQLYHLYSDSFPMELRQFLAPWIESQDWAYAANKESHATLVFHNLLGEIDQQYSRFLQENNVLYQHNLRRIKQHLQSKYLEKPMEIARIVARCLWEEQRLLQSATSAAQDGQAAHPTGTVVTEKQQILEHNLQDIRKRVQDMEQKMKMLENLQDDFDFNYKTLKSQGELSQDLNGNSQAAATRQKMAQLEQMLSALDQLRRQIVTEMGGLLTAMDYVQKNLTDEELADWKRRQQIACIGGPPNICLDRLETWITSLAESQLQIRQQIKKLEELQQKVSYKGDPIIQHRPALEEKIVHLFRNLMKSAFVVERQPCMPMHPDRPLVIKTGVQFTNKVRLLVKFTELNYQLKIKVCIDKESGDVAAIRGSRKFNILGTNTKVMNMEESNNGSLSAEFKHLTLREQRCGNGGRTNSDASLIVTEELHLITFETEVYHQGLKIDLETHSLPVVVISNICQMPNAWASILWYNMLTNHPKNVNFFTKPPVGTWDQVAEVLSWQFSSTTKRGLTIEQLTTLAEKLLGPCVNYSGCQITWAKFCKENMAGKGFSFWVWLDNIIDLVKKYILALWNEGYIMGFISKERERAILSPKPPGTFLLRFSESSKEGGITFTWVEKDISGKTQIQSVEPYTKQQLNNMSFADIIMGYKIMDATNILVSPLVYLYPDIPKEEAFGKYCRPEAAPESDMGGDSTSTTQPYLKTKFICVTPTNSGNTSDLFPMSPRTLDSLMPNEAEPNPVMDSLTLDMDVASPL
- the stat3 gene encoding signal transducer and activator of transcription 3 isoform X2, giving the protein MAQWNQLQQLETRYLEQLYHLYSDSFPMELRQFLAPWIESQDWAYAANKESHATLVFHNLLGEIDQQYSRFLQENNVLYQHNLRRIKQHLQSKYLEKPMEIARIVARCLWEEQRLLQSATSAAQDGQAAHPTGTVVTEKQQILEHNLQDIRKRVQDMEQKMKMLENLQDDFDFNYKTLKSQGELSQDLNGNSQAAATRQKMAQLEQMLSALDQLRRQIVTEMGGLLTAMDYVQKNLTDEELADWKRRQQIACIGGPPNICLDRLETWITSLAESQLQIRQQIKKLEELQQKVSYKGDPIIQHRPALEEKIVHLFRNLMKSAFVVERQPCMPMHPDRPLVIKTGVQFTNKVRLLVKFTELNYQLKIKVCIDKESGDVAAIRGSRKFNILGTNTKVMNMEESNNGSLSAEFKHLTLREQRCGNGGRTNSDASLIVTEELHLITFETEVYHQGLKIDLETHSLPVVVISNICQMPNAWASILWYNMLTNHPKNVNFFTKPPVGTWDQVAEVLSWQFSSTTKRGLTIEQLTTLAEKLLGPCVNYSGCQITWAKFCKENMAGKGFSFWVWLDNIIDLVKKYILALWNEGYIMGFISKERERAILSPKPPGTFLLRFSESSKEGGITFTWVEKDISGKTQIQSVEPYTKQQLNNMSFADIIMGYKIMDATNILVSPLVYLYPDIPKEEAFGKYCRPEAAPESDMGGDSTSTTQPYLKTKFICVTPCPSVFMDLPDCELLGNGFPGTNSGNTSDLFPMSPRTLDSLMPNEAEPNPVMDSLTLDMDVASPL
- the stat3 gene encoding signal transducer and activator of transcription 3 isoform X1; protein product: MAQWNQLQQLETRYLEQLYHLYSDSFPMELRQFLAPWIESQDWAYAANKESHATLVFHNLLGEIDQQYSRFLQENNVLYQHNLRRIKQHLQSKYLEKPMEIARIVARCLWEEQRLLQSATSAAQDGQAAHPTGTVVTEKQQILEHNLQDIRKRVQDMEQKMKMLENLQDDFDFNYKTLKSQGELSQDLNGNSQAAATRQKMAQLEQMLSALDQLRRQIVTEMGGLLTAMDYVQKNLTDEELADWKRRQQIACIGGPPNICLDRLETWITSLAESQLQIRQQIKKLEELQQKVSYKGDPIIQHRPALEEKIVHLFRNLMKSAFVVERQPCMPMHPDRPLVIKTGVQFTNKVRLLVKFTELNYQLKIKVCIDKESGDVAAIRGSRKFNILGTNTKVMNMEESNNGSLSAEFKHLTLREQRCGNGGRTNSDASLIVTEELHLITFETEVYHQGLKIDLETHSLPVVVISNICQMPNAWASILWYNMLTNHPKNVNFFTKPPVGTWDQVAEVLSWQFSSTTKRGLTIEQLTTLAEKLLGPCVNYSGCQITWAKFCKENMAGKGFSFWVWLDNIIDLVKKYILALWNEGYIMGFISKERERAILSPKPPGTFLLRFSESSKEGGITFTWVEKDISGKTQIQSVEPYTKQQLNNMSFADIIMGYKIMDATNILVSPLVYLYPDIPKEEAFGKYCRPEAAPESDMGGDSTSTTQPYLKTKFICVTPKTIHGPERQLFTWCPSVFMDLPDCELLGNGFPGTNSGNTSDLFPMSPRTLDSLMPNEAEPNPVMDSLTLDMDVASPL